Proteins found in one Maridesulfovibrio sp. genomic segment:
- a CDS encoding N-acyl homoserine lactonase family protein — MTKYKIHPIVMGTKRFDKGMMTYQHDYGQPYIIPIYSWYLEGGDKKILVDTGEMQPIISEDREADLGGKIYTFEDGLAKYGLKPEDIDIVIHTHLHNDHCENDYKCSNAKFYVHREELNHVHDPHPLDFRYLEDYVEDVEDAGQVVALDGDYEVVPGIRMMHTPAHTPGGMTILVDTEGGLAAITGFCVIMENFNPPPEVRGMEMEVIPPGTSVNTYDAYNIMLKVRDMADILIPLHEPSFAKVDVVEGT; from the coding sequence ATGACTAAGTATAAAATTCATCCCATTGTTATGGGGACCAAGCGATTCGATAAAGGTATGATGACTTACCAGCATGATTACGGTCAGCCTTATATCATTCCGATATACAGCTGGTATCTGGAAGGCGGAGATAAGAAGATTCTCGTTGATACCGGTGAAATGCAGCCGATTATTTCAGAAGATCGCGAGGCTGACTTAGGTGGTAAGATTTATACATTTGAGGATGGGCTGGCGAAATACGGACTGAAGCCTGAAGACATCGACATTGTAATCCATACCCATCTGCATAACGACCATTGCGAAAATGATTACAAATGCAGCAATGCGAAATTTTATGTTCATCGTGAAGAGTTGAACCACGTGCATGATCCCCATCCGCTCGATTTCCGCTATCTGGAAGATTACGTTGAGGATGTGGAGGATGCGGGGCAGGTTGTCGCACTCGACGGAGACTATGAAGTGGTTCCCGGCATAAGGATGATGCATACCCCGGCCCACACGCCGGGGGGCATGACCATATTAGTAGATACAGAGGGCGGTCTTGCTGCTATCACCGGGTTCTGCGTAATTATGGAAAACTTCAATCCTCCGCCGGAAGTTCGGGGTATGGAAATGGAAGTGATTCCTCCGGGTACTTCAGTCAATACTTATGATGCGTACAATATTATGCTCAAAGTACGAGATATGGCAGATATACTTATCCCGCTGCATGAACCTTCATTTGCAAAAGTGGATGTGGTTGAGGGGACTTAG